ACGGCTACGACCCCGGCGGACGCATCGCACACCTCAACCACACCGAAAGCAGCGTGCGCTCGGTGTTCGGCTACATCGGCGTTACCGACGTCCACGAAGCGGCGGTGGAGTTCGACGAATTTGGTGGCGAGCAGCTCGCGCAGTCGCTGCGGGAGGCGGAGCGGAAGGTCGACCGGCTGGTCGACCAGCTCAGCGGCACGCTTGCGAACGAGCGCGCCGAGGCGATTTCATCGTAGGTGTCGCAGCTGAGATGGACATTTGGCACGGCCGCCTTGGCTTTATTGTGCGGTGCGACTCGGTGTCCAAGTTGACGGGATACATTCGGCCCAATACCGGTTTTCACCCGGAAGCCTTGGTGATCCGGCGATTACGTCCCCTCATCACGTCGTCTTCCTCTCTCGTCAGACATGGCCAACCGTTCTTACCTCTACAGCCTCAGCAATCGGCCCAGTTCGTTCGCGGATCGTCCGGAGACGATTTCTGGCCTGTCCGAATGGGCGTACGACGTACCGTTCATGTACCGCGCGCTCATGTCCGGCGATCCGCAGTTGTGCGGCTCGCTGGTGGCGGACGGCTTGAGCGGTGACGAACCCGGGCACCCGACTGTGATCCGTGCGGTCAGCAGCCGCTTCGATCTTGGCTTTGACCGCGTGCAGCGCTTCACCCGGATCGTGCGGGCTTCGCTGGCAGAGTACGTGCCATCGGCCGAGCCGCAAGCCGCTGTCGCAATGCGACCGACATCCTTGCTCGGGCGTCTCAAGGGGTTTGTTTTTCCGGGGAGCGAGGCTGCGCCCGCCGCGTCGAAGGCGGCGCCTGCCGCCGCGACGCAAATGCCCATCTGGCTGGACGAAACGCTCGCCTTCCTTGAGGCTCATCGCGACCAGTACTTGCTCTTGGAGACGATCGAGCTCGACATCATGTCTTACGACGAAGAGGCGGCGCTGCTGTCCTGCGTCGAACAGGAGATCGCGCGATGCCTTCATGTGGGTGCCGCGATCGACGCGTTGCCAAACGACATTGCCGAAGCGGTCTTGCAACTGAAACGGGCCATCGCGCAGAAGTGCGAGGCCCCATTCGACGCCTTTTTCGGGCTTCGCCTGGATGACGATTGCGACAGCACTCGGACTGGTGCGACGGAACACCCGCTCGGCTTGCAGTGGTTCGAGGTGCTGTATTTCAAACTGCTCAACCGTGCCGAATACGAGGCGCGACAAGACTAGCGTCCCAGCTCATTCGGCTGGGACGCTAGTCTGGACAGCGATGGGCGCGCGCGCGGCGAATTTTGCCGCGCCGAGTCCAGCCATCCAGCAGCACGAGCAGCAGCCGCTTGACATCGGCGAGATGGGCGACAAGGGCTGCAGCGCGATTTAGTTCACTGGTTGAGTGGCGTCGTTTGGATCTCCGCGCTGGCTTTCAAAACAATTGTCAAAGCACTTGCTTGCGTTGATCGTCTCGGCTTCAATCGCGGGTCGTCGTCCATCAGCGCATCGCGGGGATCATCGCCTTGGGAAATCTCAGGATCGATGGCTCGATCGTCGATTTCGAAAGCGATACGCTGAGCTCCTTCGTGTTCGTCAAAGGGAACCTTTCCGTGGTCAGCCTCGTGGGTGGATGTGCAGAAATCGTGGTGGAGGGAGATGTGCACGCAACCGAAGTCATCATGGGATACGGTGGTCACGGCCGACTGGCGATCGGCGGTGATGTTCATGCGAGACTTGTCGTGGTGGACAACCACTCAACGGAAATAGCTGGAACCGTTAGTGCGGCGACTTTCGGCTACGGAAACGCATTGCCCCACTAGGACTATTCCGATTGGCAAGAGGTCCTGAGCGAACATGCCGTTGTCGCCCTCCTTGAAGGGGACGGGTCTTGGAAGTATGGCAATGGGTCCGAGTTCGTTGCGCATCTACTTCAGGGGCATGACGTTCTCAAACCGCATATTGGGCGGTAGGAGCCTAGGTCAGCGCTCGGCATGACCCGTCGACTCCTTCCCGCCTTCGTTAGGCCAGAACCGCCACCGGACTGCGCTCCGCAAACTGCCCGTTCCAGTACGGGTAGTAGGGGTAGGGCGGAGTCACTGCGCTGGCTGCATCGAGCCGCTTCACCTGTTCGGCGCTGAGCTGCCAGCCGAGCGCGCCGAGGTTCTGCTTCAGCTGCTCTTCATTGCGCGCGCCGATCAGCACGCTGGATACGGTGGGCCGCTGCAGCAGCCAGTTGAGCGCGATCTGCGGCAATGTCTTGCCGGTTTCCTCGGCCACCTGGTCCATGGCGTCGACCACGCGGTACAGGCGCTCGTCGTCCACCGGCGGTGCGAAGCCGGCGGTCTCATGCAGCCGGCTGCCGGCGGGCAGCGGCTGGCCGCGGCGCACCTTGCCGGTCAGGCGGCCCCAGCCCAGCGGGCTCCAGACGATGGCGCCCACGCCCTGGTCGATGCCGAGCGGCATCAGTTCGTATTCGTAGTCGCGGCCGATCAGCGAGTAGTAGGCCTGGTTGGCCACGAAGCGCTGCAAGCCGAGCCGATCGGAGGCCGCGAGCGACTTCATCAGTTGCCAGCCCGAGAAGTTGGAGGCACCGATGAGCCGTACCTTGCCCGCGTGCACCAGGTCGTCGAGCGTGTCGAGCACGATCTCGACCGGCGTCATTGCGTCGAAGGCATGCAGCTGCAGGATGTCGATGTAGTCGGTGCCCAGGCGCTTCAGCGCGGCATCGGTCGCGGCAATCAGGTGATGGCGCGAGGCGCCGACGTCGTTGGGCCCGTCGCCGGCCCGCAGCGCCAGCTTGGTCGAGACGATGGCCTTGTCGCGCCGGCCCTTGAGCGCGGCGCCGAGGATCGATTCGGACGCGCCGTTCGAATAGACGTCGGCCGTGTCGAACAGCGTCACGCCGGCATGCAGCGCCATGTCGACGATGCTGCGCGCACCTTCGACATCGGTATTGCCCCAGGCGCTGAAAAGCGGGCCCTGTCCGCCGAAGGTGCCCGCGCCGAAGCCCAGGGCGGGGACCTTGAAGCCGGAGCGGCCGAGAAAGCGTTGTTCCATGAAGTTGTCCTTGTCTTAGAAAGAAGTAGTGCGCGTCAGGCTTGCAACGAGGCGCAATCGGCTGGCGAGGGGCGACCCTCGCGCCGGTCGAGCGCGCGGCTCCAGAGTGCGATGGCCAGGCCCGCGAGCGTGAGCAGCGCGGCCACCCAGCCGAGTGCGCGCAGTCCCGGCCCGTGGTCGATGACCACGCCGCCCGCCCACGCGCCGAGCGCATTGCCGAGATTGAAGGCCGCGATGTTGAGGCTCGAGGCCAGGTTCTGGCCCGCGCCCGAGGCTTTCTCCAGAACGCGCAGCTGCATCGGGGCCACAGTGGCGAAAGAGGCGATGCCCAGGAGCCCGACGAACACCACGGCAGTGAACGGCGTGGCGATGGTGAACTGCATCGCGCCGAGCACGGCGGCCAGCGCGACAAGGGTGCCGATCACTGCCGGCATGGTTGCGCGATCGGCCAGCCGGCCGCCAAGGATGTTGCCGACGGCCAGGCCACCGCCGAACACCAGCAGGATCGGCGACACGGCCGATTCGGGCAGGCCCGTGACCTGCGTCAGCAAAGGCTGGACGTAGGTGAACACCGCGAACACGCCCGCAAAGCCAAGCACTGTCATCGCCAGGCCGAGCAGCACCTGCGGGCGGGCGAGCACCGCGAGCTCGTCGCGCAGCGGCACGGCCTTGGCGTCGCTGCGCACGTGCGGCACGAACAGCGCGAGCACCGCGAACGCCAGCACGCCGATCAGCGCGACGGCCCAGAAGGTGGCGCGCCAGCCATGGTGCAGGCCGAGCCATGCACCGGCCGGCACGCCCAGCAGCGTGGCGGCCGTGAGGCCGGTGAACATGATCGCGATGGCGGAGGCGCGGCGCTCGGGCGCGACCAGGCCAGTGGCCACGACCGAACCGACGCCGAAGAAGGTGCCGTGCGCGAGCGAGGTGACCACGCGCGCGGCCATCAGCAGTTCGTAGTTGGGCGCGAGCGCGCAGGCCAGGTTGCCGAGCGTGAAGATCGCCATCAGCGCGAGCAGCACGGTCGTGCGCGGCAGCTTGCGCGTGGCGATGGTGAGCAGCGGTGCGCCGACCGCGACCCCGAGCGCATAGCCCGAGATCAGCAGGCCGGCGGCCGTGATGGAGACGCCGAGATCGGCCGAGACCTGCATCAGCAGGCCCATGATGACGAATTCGGTGGTGCCTATTCCGAAGGCACCGGCGGTGAGGGCGAGGAGAGCGATGGGCATGATGGTCCTATGGTCCGGCTTTTGACCATCGATGACTAGAATGCCGCTTGGACAGACACTTGTGAGTTGAACTCACAATAAAGCGAAAGAAACCGCCATGCCCCGCATCGACGTCAACCGCTCAGGCGAAATGGAAGCCTTCGTCCAGATCGTCGAAGCCGGCGGCTTTTCTGCGGCCGCGCGCCAGCTCGACGTGACGCCGTCGGCCGTGAGCAAGCTGGTCGCGCGGCTGGAGCTGCGTCTGGGCATCCAGCTGGTGCACCGCTCCACGCGCAAGCTGCAGCTCACGCCCGAGGGACTGCACTTCTACGAGCGCAGCACGCGCGTGCTTGCCGACATGGACGAGGCGGAGCGCTGCGCGGCCGCGGGCGCCTCCCCGCGCGGACGCGTGAGCATCAATGCCAGCGTGTCATTCGGGCACCACAAGCTGGTGCCGCTGGTGCCGCGCCTCCTTGAGTTGCATCCGCAGATCACGCTGGACATTGCGCTGACCGACCGCGTCGTCGACATGATGGACGAGCGCGCCGACATCGCGATCCGCTGGGGCCAGCTGCCGTCCTCCGACCTGGTGGCGCGGCGCCTCGGCGAGACCAGCCAGGCCATCGTGGCCTCGCCCGCCTACCTTGCCAGGTACGGCACGCCGCACACGCCCGAGGAACTGGAGGCCCATAACCGGCTGGGCTGGAGCTACCGGCGCAGCACGCCCGACTGGCCGTTGCGTGTCGACGGGCGAATGATTTCGCTGCCCGTGGCCGGGCCGGTGCGCGCTGGCGACGGCGAAACCTTGCGGCAGCTGGCGATTGCCGGCGCGGGGGTGGCGCGGCTGTCGCTGTATCACATCCAGCACGACATCGACGCGGGACGGCTCGTGCCGCTGCTCGAGGAATTCAATCCGGGCGAGGTGGAGCCGATCCACGCGGTGTACATCGGCAAGGCCGGCACCTTGCCGGCCCGCGTGCGCGCGGTGCTCGATTTCCTGGTGGCGTGCTCGGGCGTGGGGGGAGGGCGTTACACCCTCAAGCGCACCGCGCCGATGCCGGCAAACTCCGCCGTCACCTGATCGCCGCGGCGGCAGGGCAGCACGCCGACCCAAGAACCCGTGGTCACGACGGTGCCGGCCGGCGCGGTCTGGCCGTGGCGCGTGACGTGGCGCAGCCAGATCGGCAGCAACCACGCGGGGTCGGCCAGCGGATGGGTGCCTTCGCGCACCACCGTTTCCGAATTGCCGACCTTCGTTTCGCAGCGCTGCGAAGCCCAGTCGACGGCCGCATAGGACTGCCATTCGCCGATCACCAGCGCGCCGTGCACTTGCGAATCGGCCAGGCGCAGCAAGGCGGGCGTGGCGGCCAGGTCTTGCCAGCGCGAGTCGACGATCTCCACCGAGACCGCCATGGCGTCGATCAGCGAAGCCGCGTCTTCCTGGCCGAGCGTCGCGGCCATGGCGGGTGTGACGTCCTGTCCTAGCCGCAGTGCAATTTCTGCCTCGATGCCGGGCGTGTGGAGTGTCAGGTCACCGAAGTCCGCTGGACTCGTGCGCACGCCGTGCGAAGGCAGCGGCGCGTGCGTGAGCGTTGCGGTTCGCGAGCCTCCGCCGGATTTCCAGCAGCCCGGCACTGTGCCTGCCTCGAACCAGCCGAGCACGGCACCGATGGCGTCCTGCACTTCATAGGCTTGGGTTGCGTCTTGCAGCGTGTCGGTCCAGGGTGTGGCATCGAGGGTCGTGTTGTTGCGACGCGCAGCGATCAGCGCTTCGGCGAGGGCGGTCGTGGATCGGTTCATTGTTCTGATTTTGTCAGTGTTGCTTTTTCAGGGCGCGTGCACAGGGCGCCGGTGTACCGCCGATCAACGATTGCTCTGAATCACGCTGCCGCTGGCGGGGTGCCTTGCGCAGCGAAATAAAGGAGGAGGGGCGCAGCCCCGGGGGACATTCGCGGAGCAAGGCACCCCGTCGGCGGGAGCGCCGCCCTGAACGACCCTCGGTCAATAGTGCCCCGCGTCAAGTCTCGACGTGCACCTTCCCATCCTTCACCACCTTCGCCCACTTGGCGATCTCCGTCGAGATGAACTGCTTGAACTTGTCCTGCGACCCGCCGCCATCCTCCGCGCCATAGGTGTCGAGCTTTTCCTGCACGTCGGGCATCGCGAGCACCGTGTTGACGTCGCGGTTCACCTTCTCGGCAACACTGGCCGGCAGCTTGCCCGGACCCGCAAGCCCGTACCAGGTGGTGGCCTCGAAACCCGCGAAGCCCTGCTCCTGCATCGTGGGCACGCCAGGGTGGCCCTTGGCGCGTTTGGCCCGGGTCTGCGCCACCGCCAGCACCCGGCCGCTCTTCACATGGGGCGTGGCCGCGGTCATGGTCTCGAAGCTGTACTGGATCTGTCCGCCCATCAGGTCGGCCAGGAGCGGGCCGCTGCCCTTGTAGGGCACATGCATCGCATCGACGCCGGCCTGAAGCTTGAACATTTCCAGCGCCAGGTGCTGCGCCGATCCCGCGCCGGCGGAACCGAAGCTCACCGTGCCGGGAGACGCCTTGCACGCGGCCACGATGTCGTTGACGGTGAGCGCCTTCTGCGCCGGGCTGGCAATCAGCAGGTTGGGCGTCACGCCCACCAGCACGATCGGCACGAAGTCGCGCTCCACGCTGTAGCGCAGCTTCGGCTGCAGGCTGGGCGCGAGCGCATGGCTGTTGATGTGCGCCATGAGCAGCGTGCTGCCGTCGCTGGGTTGCTGCGACACGTATTCGGCCGCCAACACCCCGGCCACGCCGGCCTTGTTCTCGACGATCACCTGCTGGTTCCACATCGTCGTGAGCTTCTGCGCCACCACGCGCGCGAGCGCATCGGTGCCGCCTCCGGGTGGAAAGCCCACCACGATGCGCACCGGCCCCGAAGGCCACTCCTGCGCGAAGAGCCGGGGCACGCCCAGCGTGGCGGCCGCGGCACCCGCGGCCTGGATCAACGAACGTCTGTGCATCATCTTTGTCTCCATGGTGTGGTGGGTCCGATGCGTGCCGGTGCGGGCGACTGACTACGCGGCTTTCTGGAGGCCGACCGGCGCCGCCGGGTGGCTCGCGAAATGGTCCATCGCGGCCTGCACGCCGCTGCCCGCCAGCTTGATGCCCGCGAGCTTCATGCCCATTTCGACGCCCGCAACCATGGCCACCAGCGTCAGGTCGTTGCTGTCGCCCAGGTGGCCCATGCGGAACATGCGGCCCTTGAGCTTGCCCAGGCCCGTGCCCAGCGACAGGTCGAAGCGTTGGTGAATGAGGCGGCGCAGCGCATCGGCGTCGACGCCCTCGGGCGTGATCACGCCGGTGAGCACGGGCGAATACACGGCGGCGTCGGCGCACTGGATCGGCAGGCCCCAGGCATTGACCGCCGCGCGCGCGCCGGCGGCCCAGCGCTGGTGGCGCGCGAACACGTTGTCCAGCCCTTCGCCCAGCAGCATGTCGAGCGACTCCGACAGGCCATAGAGCAGGTTGGTGTTGGGCGTGTAGGGCCAGTAGCCGTCCTTGTTCATCTCCACGATCTCGTCCCAGGCCCAGAACGCGCGCGGCAGCTTCGCGCTCTTGGAGGCTTCGAGCGCGCGCGGCGAAAGCGCGTTGAAGCTGATGCCCGGCGGCAGCATCAGGCCCTTCTGCGAGCCGCTGATGGTGACGTCCACACCCCATTCGTCGTGGCGGAAATCGGCGCTCGCGAGGCCCGAGATGCTGTCGACCATGAGCAGCGCCGGGTGGCCGACCGCATCGATGGCCTTGCGCACCGAGGCGATGTCGGAGGTGACGCCGGTGGAGGTTTCGTTGTGCACCACGCACACGGCCTTGATCTTCTTTTCGGTGTCCTTGCGAAGGCGCGCCTCGATCAGGTCGGCCTGCACGCCGCGGCGCCAGCCGGGCGCGGCGGGCAGCTGCTCGTCCTTGCCGGACCAGGCCAGGAATTCGGTCGAAAGGCCCAGGCGCGTGGCCATCTTTTGCCACAGCGATGCGAAGTGGCCCGTCTCGTACATCAGCACATGGTCGCCCGGGCTCAACGTGTTGGCGAGTGCGGCTTCCCATGCACCGGTGCCGGACGCGGGGTAGATCGCGACCGGATGCCTGGTCTTGAAGACCTGCCTGATGCCGCCGAGGACCTTCAGGCCCAGGGTGCCGAACTCGGGCCCGCGGTGATCGATGGTCGGCAGGCTCATGGCCCGCAGGATGCGGTCGGGCACCGGGCTGGGCCCGGGAATCTGCAGGAAGTGGCGGCCGGTGGGATGGATGTCGAGTTGCAGCATGGACTGTCCTTTCGCATTCAGTTTTGCATTCAAAAGCGATAACAACATGATGGTTTACCCGTATGTTCAAGCATTGTTGATGCTCGTTTTTGCATTCAAAATGCATTCGAGGGAAACAGACATGACTGCAGAAATCATCGAGATCTCGCGCCTCGCGCTGCACGACCAGGTGGCGGCGCGCTTGCGCACGATGCTGGTCGAAGGGCAGATCGCCCCGGGCGCCAAGCTCAACGAGCGCGAGCTGTGCCTTCAGCTGCGCGTGTCGCGCACGCCGCTGCGAGAAGCCATCAAGCTCCTGGCGGCCGAAGGGCTGGTCGACCTGCTGCCCAACCGTGGCGCGGTGGCGGTGAAGCTCACCGAGGCCGATGTGCTCGACACCTTCGAGGTGCTGGCCATGCTCGAAGGCATGTCGGGCGAGCTGGCGGCCAAGCGCATCACCGATGAAGAACTGGCCGAGGTGCGCGCGCTGCACTACGAAATGATGGCCTGCTTCGCGCGGCGCGATCTCTCGGGCTACTACCGCCTCAACGCGCGCATCCACACCGCCATCAACGAGGCCGCGGGCAATCCGGTGCTGGCCAGCACCTACCGCTCGATCAATGCGCGCGTGCAGTCGCTGCGCTTTCGCACCAACCAGGACGAGGCCAAGTGGAAGCACGCGGTCGAGGAGCACGAGCAGATGATCCAGGCTCTGGCCGCGCGCGATGCGCCGGCCATGCGCAAGTTGCTGGTCGCGCACCTCATCCGCAAGCGAGACACCGTGCTGGCGCTGCTGCGCGCCGGCGAAATCTATCCCCAAGCCCACAAGGCGAGCTGAGCCCACATTCCCATGCGCGTCGATCCCGCCAGCCACATCCAGCCCGCCGGAACTGTTCTTCCACCCAACGACACCTGCGAGGCGCTGGCGCGGCGGCTGCGCGCGGAAACCCAAGGCGAGGTGCTGTTCGACGCCGGCTCGCGTGGGCGCTATGCCACCGATGCGTCGATCTACCAGATCGTGCCGGTGGGCGCCTTCGTGCCGACGAATGAAAACGACATCGCTACCGCCATCGACATTGCGCGCGACCTGAAGGTGCCGGTGCTCGCGCGCGGCGGCGGCACCAGCCAGTGCGGCCAGACCACGGGCGCGGCGCTGGTGATCGACAACAGCAAGCACTTCCGGCGCGTGCTCGACGTGAACCTGGAGGAGGGCACCGCCACCGTCGAGCCCGGCCTGGTGCTCGACCACCTGAACGCGCAGCTCAGGCCGCACGGCCTGTGGTTTCCGGTCGATGTGTCGACCAGCGCGCAAGCCACGCTGGGCGGCATGGCAGGCAACAACTCCTGCGGCTCGCGCTCCATCGCCTACGGCAACATGGTGCACAACGTGCTGGGCGCGAGCGCCTGGCTCTCGAGCGGCGAGCTGGTGAAGTTCGGTCCGGAGGCCACGCTGGACGCGCGTGCGGCCGGCATCGCGAAGTTCGTGCACGGGCTCGCGGTCGAGCACCGCGAGCAGATCCGCGCGCACTGGCCCAAGGTGCTGCGCCGCGTGGCGGGCTACAACCTCGACATCTTCGACAACCAGAGCGAGAAGCCCTACACCGCCGACGGCAGCGTGAACCTCGCGCACCTCCTGGTGGGCGCCGAAGGCACCCTGGCCTACACCCGGAGCCTCACGCTCAAGCTCGCGCCGCTGCCGCGCGCCAAGGTGCTGGGGATCGTGAACTTCCCGACCTTCCACTCGGCCATGGACGCGGCGCAGCACATCGTGAGGCTCGGCCCCACGGCGGTGGAACTGGTCGACCGCACGATGATCGAGCTGAGCCTGGCCAACCCGGCGTTCAAGCCGACCGTGGAGACCGCGCTGATCGGCAAGCCGGCGGCCATCTTGCTGGTCGAGTTTGCCGGCGCCGACAAGGCGGCGCTGCTGCCGCGCCTCAGGCAGGTGGTCGAGCTGATGGGCGACCTGGGCCTGCCCGGCAGCGTGGTCGAAATGCCCGACGACGCGCGCCAGAAGAACCTGTGGGAAGTGCGCAAGGCCGGCCTCAACATCATGATGAGCCTGAAAGGCGACGGCAAGCCGGTGAGCTTCATCGAGGACTGCGCCGTGCCGCTCGAGCACCTGGCCGAATACACCGACGCGCTGACCGAAGTGTTTGCGAAGTACGGCAGCCGCGGCACCTGGTATGCGCATGCCTCTGTCGGCACGCTGCATGTGCGGCCGATCCTGGACATGCGCGCGGACGGCGGCGCCAAGATGCGCGCCATTGCGGAAGAGGCCGCGGCCCTGGTGCGCAAGTACAAGGGCGCTTTCAGCGGCGAGCATGGCGACGGCCTGTGCCGAGGCGAATGGATCGAGTGGCAGTTCGGCCCGGCCATCAACGAGGCCTTTCGCGCCATCAAGCAGAAGCTCGATCCGGCCAACCTGTTCAACCCCGGCAAGATCGTCGACACGCCGCGCATGGACGACGCTTCGCTGTTCCGGTTTGCGCCGCCCACCGCGCCCAGGCCTTATCGGCGCATCGAGCTCAAGCCCGTGCTCGACTGGTCGGCCTGGAACGTCAATGCCGATCCCGTGACCGAAGCAACCACGGCGCCGGGCACCGGCGGCGACAGCACCGGCGGCCTCGCCAAGGCCGTGGAGATGTGCAACAACAACGGCCACTGCCGCAAGTTCGATGCCGGCACCATGTGCCCCAGCTACCGCGTGACGCGCGACGAGCAGCACCTGACGCGCGGACGCGCCAACACGCTGCGGCTCGCGCTCTCGGGCCAGCTCGGCGCCGACGCCTTCACCAGCCAGGAAATGCACGACACCATGGACCTGTGCGTCGGCTGCAAGGGCTGCAAGCGCGACTGCCCGACGGGCGTGGACATGGCGAAGATGAAGATCGAGTTTCTCGATCACTACAAGAAGCGCCACGGCCATACGCTGAAGGACAAGCTGGTGGCCTACATGCCGGACTACGCACACCGTGCGAGCCGCGTGCCGTGGCTGCTGAACCTGCGCAACACCGTGCCGGGCGCCGCGTGGCTGGGCGAAAAGCTGCTGGGGTTTTCCGCGCGCCGGTCGCTGCCCGAATGGCGCTCCGACACCTTCTGGCGCGCCAAGGCCGACCTGCACGGCATGTTCGCGAGCCGCGAAGCCGTGCTGTCGGTGCAGGCCAGCGGCGGCAAGGCCGCGGTGATGTTCGTCGACACCTTCAACGGCACCTTCGAAGGCGAGAACGCGCTGGCCGCGGCCCACGTGCTCAAGGCCGCGGGCTACACGCTGCACACGGTCGAGAAGCGCGGCGGCCACCACTGCTGCGGCCGCACCTTCCTGGCCAGCGGCATGGTGGAAGAGGCCAGGCGCCGCGCCGAGACATTGATCGATGCGCTGCGGCCGCTGGCCGAGGCGGGCATTCCCATCGTCGGGCTCGAGCCCTCGTGCCTGCTCACGCTGCGCGACGAAACCCTGGTGATGGGCTTCGGCAAGAAGGCCGAGACGGTGGGCAGGCAAGCCTTGCTGTTCGAGGAATTCATCGCACGCGAAATGAAGGCCGGCCGCTTCAAGCTCGCGCTCACGCCGGCCACGGCGCCGATCCTGCTGCACGGCCATTGCCACCAGAAGGCCTTCGGCGCCGTGAGCCCGGTGCTGGAGGTGCTGAAGCTCATTCCAGGCGCCGAGCCGGAACTGATCGAGAGCTCTTGCTGCGGCATGGCGGGCAGCTTCGGCTACGAGGCGAGCCACATCGAGGTCTCGATGCAGATGGCCGAGGCCAGCCTGCTGCCGGCGATCCGCGCCCGGCCCGAAGCCATCGTGGTGGCCGACGGCACCAGCTGCCGCCACCAGATCGCGGATGGCGCAGCGCGCGAGGCGGTGCACGTGGCCGTGCTGCTCGAGCGCCACCTTGTGCCGCCAACCCTGCCGGCCGAGAAGATCTAGCGGCTGGCCCACAATGGCACGATGAATGCAGCCATCTCGGCGGAATCCGGCTTTGCGCTGTTCGACACCGCGATAGGCACCTGCGCCCTGGCCTGGGGGCCGCGCGGACTCATGGGCGTGCAACTGCCCGAGGACAACGGCGAGGCCGCCACGCGCGCCCGCATGCGCCGCCGCTTTGCGGACCTGGCCGAGTCGGCGCCGCCCGAAATCGCACGGCAGGCCATCGCGGCCATCCAGGGCCTGCTGAACGGCGCATCCGACGACCTCTGCCACATCGTGCTCGACATGAGCCGCGTGTCGGAGTTTCACCAGCGCATCTACGCGATCGCGCGGCGCA
The Variovorax sp. OAS795 genome window above contains:
- a CDS encoding FAD-linked oxidase C-terminal domain-containing protein — translated: MRVDPASHIQPAGTVLPPNDTCEALARRLRAETQGEVLFDAGSRGRYATDASIYQIVPVGAFVPTNENDIATAIDIARDLKVPVLARGGGTSQCGQTTGAALVIDNSKHFRRVLDVNLEEGTATVEPGLVLDHLNAQLRPHGLWFPVDVSTSAQATLGGMAGNNSCGSRSIAYGNMVHNVLGASAWLSSGELVKFGPEATLDARAAGIAKFVHGLAVEHREQIRAHWPKVLRRVAGYNLDIFDNQSEKPYTADGSVNLAHLLVGAEGTLAYTRSLTLKLAPLPRAKVLGIVNFPTFHSAMDAAQHIVRLGPTAVELVDRTMIELSLANPAFKPTVETALIGKPAAILLVEFAGADKAALLPRLRQVVELMGDLGLPGSVVEMPDDARQKNLWEVRKAGLNIMMSLKGDGKPVSFIEDCAVPLEHLAEYTDALTEVFAKYGSRGTWYAHASVGTLHVRPILDMRADGGAKMRAIAEEAAALVRKYKGAFSGEHGDGLCRGEWIEWQFGPAINEAFRAIKQKLDPANLFNPGKIVDTPRMDDASLFRFAPPTAPRPYRRIELKPVLDWSAWNVNADPVTEATTAPGTGGDSTGGLAKAVEMCNNNGHCRKFDAGTMCPSYRVTRDEQHLTRGRANTLRLALSGQLGADAFTSQEMHDTMDLCVGCKGCKRDCPTGVDMAKMKIEFLDHYKKRHGHTLKDKLVAYMPDYAHRASRVPWLLNLRNTVPGAAWLGEKLLGFSARRSLPEWRSDTFWRAKADLHGMFASREAVLSVQASGGKAAVMFVDTFNGTFEGENALAAAHVLKAAGYTLHTVEKRGGHHCCGRTFLASGMVEEARRRAETLIDALRPLAEAGIPIVGLEPSCLLTLRDETLVMGFGKKAETVGRQALLFEEFIAREMKAGRFKLALTPATAPILLHGHCHQKAFGAVSPVLEVLKLIPGAEPELIESSCCGMAGSFGYEASHIEVSMQMAEASLLPAIRARPEAIVVADGTSCRHQIADGAAREAVHVAVLLERHLVPPTLPAEKI
- a CDS encoding methylated-DNA--[protein]-cysteine S-methyltransferase; amino-acid sequence: MNAAISAESGFALFDTAIGTCALAWGPRGLMGVQLPEDNGEAATRARMRRRFADLAESAPPEIARQAIAAIQGLLNGASDDLCHIVLDMSRVSEFHQRIYAIARRIPPGQTRTYGDIAAELGDKGLSRAVGQAMGHNPFAPVVPCHRVLAAGNKPGGFSAGGGALTKLRMLDIEGARPNGMASLF